Proteins encoded in a region of the Anoxybacillus amylolyticus genome:
- the pknB gene encoding Stk1 family PASTA domain-containing Ser/Thr kinase, which translates to MLIGKRLNGRYKVVSLLGGGGMANVYLAKDMILDRDVAIKVLRFDFANDEQFIKRFRREAQAATSLNHENIVSIYDVGEDEGVYYIVMEYVRGLTLKQYIQQHAPLSVPKALDIMEQLTSAIAHAHTNRIIHRDIKPQNILIDEHGKVKITDFGIAVALSSTTITQTNSVLGSVHYLSPEQARGGVATEKSDIYSLGIVMFELLTGRLPFSGESAVSIVLKHLQTETPSPKAWNPSIPQSVENVILKATAKDPFYRYQSVREMNEDIRTSLNPDRLHEAKFTILDDEEATKAVPIMKDSFEEKKIVREDRNEPEKEPAKAKKKWLGWLIALFLLAAIAGVSMFTWIPAVFFPKDVTVPDVTNEEYDQAVTKLSSLGFEIKETQEIEDDEIKEGYVVRTEPKAGEVVKEGTAVTIYKSIGKKKVEFGDYVGQDFQTVEEQLKREHFLIVRRIERYSEEPAGTILEQFPSPREKVVPEETEVEFTVSAGTPKVMLKDLTGYTEKSVRDYAQEQQLNVVVKHEYSDQVPEGIVISQIPSANTELQKGDTITVIISRGQEPKPNKTVIKEIDIPYDPEQQGEVMEAQLYIQDANHDMTKPYKTYRLTAPVKETVEFVIPYDGQAYYRVIVNHVVKQEGTIPYPNTKKE; encoded by the coding sequence GTGCTCATTGGCAAACGATTAAACGGACGGTATAAAGTAGTTAGCTTGCTTGGCGGCGGCGGTATGGCGAATGTATATTTGGCGAAAGATATGATTTTAGATCGCGACGTCGCCATTAAAGTGCTGCGCTTTGATTTTGCGAACGATGAGCAATTTATTAAACGGTTTCGCCGCGAAGCGCAGGCAGCGACAAGCTTAAATCATGAAAACATCGTCAGCATTTACGACGTTGGCGAAGACGAAGGTGTTTATTATATCGTTATGGAATATGTGCGCGGCTTGACGTTAAAACAATATATTCAACAGCACGCTCCATTAAGTGTACCAAAAGCGCTTGATATTATGGAGCAACTCACCTCCGCCATTGCGCATGCCCATACGAATCGAATCATTCACCGTGACATTAAGCCGCAAAATATTTTAATTGACGAGCATGGAAAAGTGAAAATTACTGATTTTGGCATTGCGGTCGCGTTAAGTTCGACGACGATTACGCAAACCAATTCCGTACTTGGTTCAGTGCATTATTTATCGCCAGAGCAAGCGCGCGGAGGAGTGGCAACGGAAAAATCAGACATTTATTCGCTTGGCATTGTCATGTTTGAACTGCTAACTGGTCGTCTCCCATTTTCTGGAGAATCGGCGGTATCGATTGTGCTAAAACATTTACAGACGGAAACGCCATCGCCAAAAGCTTGGAATCCCTCCATTCCACAAAGCGTCGAAAACGTGATCTTAAAGGCAACAGCAAAAGACCCGTTTTATCGCTACCAATCGGTGCGGGAAATGAACGAAGACATTCGGACCTCCTTAAATCCTGACCGGTTGCATGAAGCCAAGTTCACCATTCTAGACGATGAAGAAGCGACAAAAGCGGTGCCGATTATGAAAGATTCATTCGAAGAAAAAAAGATTGTGCGTGAAGATCGAAACGAGCCAGAAAAAGAGCCGGCAAAAGCAAAAAAGAAATGGCTTGGTTGGCTTATTGCCTTGTTTCTTCTCGCGGCTATTGCCGGGGTGAGTATGTTCACTTGGATTCCAGCCGTATTTTTTCCAAAAGACGTCACCGTCCCGGATGTGACGAACGAAGAATATGACCAAGCGGTTACTAAGTTATCGTCGCTTGGGTTTGAAATTAAAGAAACGCAAGAAATCGAAGATGATGAAATTAAAGAAGGATACGTCGTACGCACAGAGCCGAAAGCAGGCGAAGTGGTGAAAGAAGGAACGGCTGTGACGATTTATAAAAGCATCGGCAAGAAAAAAGTTGAATTTGGCGATTATGTTGGTCAAGATTTTCAGACTGTGGAAGAGCAATTAAAAAGAGAGCACTTTTTAATTGTTCGACGAATCGAGCGATATAGCGAAGAACCGGCAGGAACGATTCTCGAACAATTTCCTTCTCCAAGGGAAAAGGTCGTTCCAGAAGAAACGGAAGTAGAATTTACGGTAAGCGCTGGGACGCCGAAAGTAATGCTAAAAGATTTAACCGGTTATACGGAAAAAAGCGTCCGTGATTATGCCCAAGAGCAACAGTTAAACGTTGTCGTCAAGCACGAATATTCGGATCAAGTGCCAGAAGGAATCGTCATTTCGCAAATTCCAAGCGCCAACACGGAATTGCAAAAAGGGGATACGATAACCGTTATTATTTCTCGCGGGCAAGAGCCAAAGCCGAATAAGACGGTCATTAAAGAAATTGACATTCCATACGATCCCGAGCAGCAAGGGGAAGTAATGGAAGCACAGTTGTATATTCAAGACGCGAACCATGATATGACAAAACCATATAAGACGTATCGATTGACAGCACCGGTCAAAGAAACAGTAGAATTTGTCATTCCGTATGACGGGCAAGCATACTATCGGGTGATTGTCAATCATGTCGTAAAACAAGAAGGGACGATTCCGTATCCAAATACAAAAAAGGAGTGA
- the rpe gene encoding ribulose-phosphate 3-epimerase: protein MVKIAPSILSANFAKLEEEIRDVERGGADYIHVDVMDGHFVPNITIGPLVVEAIRPVTKLPLDVHLMIEHPDRYIPAFAKAGADYLSVHVEACPHLHRTVHLIKEHGVKAGVVLNPHTPVSMIEHILDDVDLVLLMTVNPGFGGQKFIPSVLPKITRVAQLANERNLQVEIEVDGGVNAQTARLCIEAGANVLVAGSAVYSATDRAAAIRAIRGDH, encoded by the coding sequence ATGGTGAAAATTGCCCCTTCGATTTTATCAGCCAATTTTGCTAAATTAGAAGAAGAAATTCGCGACGTCGAACGAGGCGGAGCAGACTATATTCACGTCGATGTCATGGATGGTCATTTTGTGCCAAACATTACAATCGGCCCGCTTGTTGTAGAAGCGATTCGTCCGGTGACAAAATTGCCGCTCGATGTCCATTTAATGATCGAACATCCTGACCGATACATTCCAGCGTTTGCGAAAGCGGGCGCTGACTATTTATCGGTTCATGTCGAAGCGTGCCCGCATTTGCATCGAACCGTTCATTTAATAAAAGAACATGGAGTAAAAGCGGGGGTCGTTTTAAACCCCCATACCCCTGTTTCGATGATTGAACACATTTTAGACGATGTCGATTTAGTGTTGTTAATGACGGTAAATCCAGGGTTTGGCGGGCAAAAATTTATTCCTTCGGTGCTCCCGAAAATTACTCGTGTCGCCCAGTTAGCGAACGAGCGGAACTTGCAAGTGGAAATTGAAGTCGACGGGGGAGTGAATGCCCAAACGGCTCGTCTTTGCATCGAAGCAGGGGCAAACGTGCTTGTCGCTGGTTCCGCTGTTTACAGTGCAACGGATCGGGCAGCAGCGATTCGCGCAATTCGTGGAGATCATTAA
- a CDS encoding Stp1/IreP family PP2C-type Ser/Thr phosphatase yields MDAVFQTDVGKIRLHNEDCGGIFQNKDGYYLAVVADGMGGHLAGDVASEMTIAYLKKEWEGTENIASPDKAEQWLKEHIAIINRLLFDHSLQHEECQGMGTTIVSAICTEQFATIGHIGDSRCYILNQHGFQQITEDHSLVNELVKTGQISKEDAEHHPRKNVLLRALGTEKEVKLDIKTITVDAHDQLLLCSDGLSNKVSEQTMADILASNRPLKEKAETFVRLANEHGGEDNITLAIVQFSSECESG; encoded by the coding sequence ATGGATGCTGTTTTCCAAACAGATGTTGGAAAGATCCGCTTGCACAATGAAGACTGTGGTGGCATTTTTCAAAATAAAGATGGTTATTATTTAGCGGTTGTTGCCGACGGCATGGGCGGTCATCTAGCAGGCGATGTCGCGAGCGAAATGACGATTGCCTACTTAAAAAAAGAATGGGAAGGAACGGAAAACATCGCTTCTCCTGATAAAGCAGAGCAATGGTTGAAAGAGCATATAGCGATTATTAATCGCCTATTATTCGATCATTCGTTGCAGCATGAGGAATGCCAAGGAATGGGAACGACCATTGTCAGTGCGATTTGTACCGAACAATTTGCGACGATTGGCCATATTGGCGACAGCCGCTGTTATATTTTAAACCAACATGGGTTTCAACAAATAACCGAAGACCATTCGCTTGTGAATGAACTCGTGAAAACAGGGCAAATCTCCAAAGAAGATGCCGAGCACCATCCGCGGAAAAACGTCTTATTGCGTGCTCTTGGAACGGAAAAAGAAGTAAAGCTAGATATAAAGACGATTACGGTCGATGCGCATGATCAATTGCTTTTATGTTCGGACGGACTATCGAATAAAGTATCGGAACAAACGATGGCCGATATTTTAGCGTCAAACCGACCGTTAAAAGAGAAAGCGGAGACGTTTGTTCGCTTAGCGAATGAGCATGGCGGCGAAGACAATATTACGCTAGCAATCGTACAATTTTCTTCGGAATGTGAAAGCGGGTGA
- the rlmN gene encoding 23S rRNA (adenine(2503)-C(2))-methyltransferase RlmN, whose product MEKTTEPISQQVETYLPSIYSLTLEQLQAWMVEQGEKPFRAVQVYEWLYEKRVTSFAEMTNLPKSLREKLTEQFTITTLKTLVQQTSKDGTMKFLFELHDGYSIETVLMRHDYGNSICVTTQVGCRIGCTFCASTLGGLKRHLEAGEIVAQVVKVQKALDEQNERVDSIVVMGIGEPFDNYGELIKFLKIINHPKGLHIGARHITVSTSGIIPKIYQFAEEGMQINFAISLHAPTTELRTKLMPINKAYPLPKLMEAVRYYIEKTGRRVTFEYGLFGGVNDQIEHAEQLADLLKGLKCHVNLIPVNYVPERNYVRTPREQIFAFERALKKHGINVTIRREQGHDIDAACGQLRAKERKEETR is encoded by the coding sequence TTGGAAAAAACAACAGAGCCTATTTCACAACAAGTAGAAACGTATTTGCCGTCGATTTATTCGTTGACATTAGAACAATTGCAAGCGTGGATGGTCGAACAAGGGGAAAAACCGTTTCGCGCGGTACAAGTATATGAATGGCTATACGAAAAGCGGGTAACTTCATTTGCCGAAATGACGAACCTTCCGAAAAGCTTGCGTGAAAAATTAACTGAACAGTTTACGATTACGACGTTAAAAACGCTCGTGCAACAAACATCCAAAGACGGCACGATGAAATTTTTATTTGAGCTTCATGACGGCTATTCCATTGAAACGGTGTTAATGCGGCATGATTATGGCAACTCCATTTGCGTAACAACGCAAGTCGGCTGCCGCATCGGCTGCACGTTTTGCGCGTCGACGCTCGGTGGATTGAAGCGTCATTTAGAAGCAGGCGAAATTGTTGCCCAAGTCGTCAAAGTACAAAAAGCGCTAGATGAGCAAAATGAGCGCGTCGACAGCATCGTGGTTATGGGAATTGGCGAGCCGTTTGACAATTATGGCGAGCTAATAAAGTTTTTAAAAATTATCAACCATCCGAAAGGGCTCCATATCGGCGCCCGTCATATTACCGTGTCGACGAGTGGGATTATTCCGAAAATTTATCAGTTCGCTGAAGAAGGAATGCAAATTAATTTTGCCATTTCCTTGCACGCACCGACAACAGAATTGCGCACAAAATTAATGCCAATTAACAAAGCATATCCGCTCCCGAAACTAATGGAAGCGGTACGCTACTACATCGAAAAAACGGGCCGGCGTGTCACGTTTGAATACGGCTTATTCGGTGGCGTCAACGATCAAATCGAGCACGCCGAACAATTAGCCGACCTGTTAAAAGGACTCAAATGCCATGTCAACTTAATTCCCGTTAACTATGTCCCAGAGCGTAACTACGTTCGAACGCCGCGCGAACAAATTTTTGCGTTTGAACGGGCGCTGAAAAAACATGGCATTAATGTAACGATTCGTCGCGAACAAGGACACGATATCGATGCAGCATGCGGGCAGCTTCGCGCGAAGGAGCGAAAAGAAGAGACGAGGTGA
- the fmt gene encoding methionyl-tRNA formyltransferase produces the protein MVRIVFMGTPDFAVPVLQQLIHDGYNVVGVVTQPDKPKGRKKELTPPPVKVEAEKHGIPVLQPTKIREQEQYEQVLALKPDLIVTAAFGQILPKELLEAPSYGCINVHASLLPELRGGAPIHYAILQGKTKTGITIMYMVEKLDAGDMLTQVEVSIEETDTVGTLHDKLSVAGAKLLSETIPLLLAGKITPIPQAEEKATFAPNIKREQEKIDWTKTGEAIYNHIRGLNPWPVAYTTYEGQIWKIWWGEKIPAQEHAAPGTIIATDRDGIVVATGNETAIKITELQPAGKKRMSAEQFLLGAGVTIGTKLGDDDEN, from the coding sequence ATGGTGCGAATTGTTTTTATGGGAACGCCGGACTTCGCCGTTCCGGTGCTCCAACAACTCATTCATGACGGCTATAACGTCGTCGGTGTCGTTACACAACCGGATAAACCAAAAGGGAGAAAAAAAGAATTAACACCACCGCCAGTGAAAGTCGAAGCGGAAAAGCATGGTATTCCAGTATTGCAGCCAACAAAAATTCGCGAACAAGAACAATACGAGCAAGTGCTTGCATTGAAACCTGATTTAATCGTGACGGCTGCATTCGGGCAAATTTTACCGAAAGAGCTGCTTGAAGCGCCATCGTACGGCTGCATTAACGTCCATGCGTCATTGTTGCCGGAATTGCGCGGCGGTGCCCCGATTCATTATGCGATTTTGCAAGGGAAAACGAAAACAGGCATTACCATTATGTATATGGTGGAAAAGCTCGATGCAGGCGATATGTTAACGCAAGTGGAAGTTTCGATTGAAGAAACAGATACGGTCGGTACGCTTCACGACAAATTAAGTGTGGCAGGCGCGAAACTATTATCGGAAACGATTCCTTTATTGCTTGCCGGGAAAATTACGCCGATTCCGCAAGCGGAAGAAAAGGCAACGTTTGCGCCAAATATTAAACGCGAACAAGAAAAAATCGATTGGACGAAAACAGGCGAAGCTATTTATAACCACATTCGCGGATTAAACCCGTGGCCGGTCGCTTATACAACGTATGAAGGGCAAATATGGAAAATTTGGTGGGGAGAAAAAATTCCCGCACAAGAGCACGCCGCACCGGGAACGATCATCGCAACGGACCGTGACGGCATCGTTGTCGCTACTGGCAACGAAACAGCGATTAAAATTACAGAATTGCAGCCGGCGGGCAAAAAACGAATGAGCGCAGAGCAATTTTTGCTTGGTGCCGGCGTCACCATTGGAACAAAGCTAGGAGATGACGATGAGAACTAA
- the def gene encoding peptide deformylase, translating to MAKLTIVTYPAEILETICEKVTQFDRSLVKLLNDMYDTMLEADGVGLAAPQVGIAKQIAIVDIGDEHGRIELINPVILEARGEQIGPEGCLSFPGLFGDVSRAEYVKVRAQNRRGHVFTLEATGFLARALQHEIDHLQGVLFTTKVIRYYESEELEG from the coding sequence TTGGCGAAACTAACGATAGTTACGTATCCAGCAGAAATATTAGAAACGATATGTGAAAAAGTAACACAATTTGATCGCTCGCTTGTCAAACTACTAAACGACATGTACGACACGATGCTAGAAGCGGACGGCGTTGGTTTAGCTGCTCCGCAAGTCGGCATCGCCAAGCAAATCGCCATTGTCGATATTGGCGATGAACACGGTCGAATTGAGTTAATTAATCCCGTCATTTTAGAAGCGCGCGGGGAACAAATTGGTCCAGAAGGATGTTTAAGCTTTCCTGGATTATTTGGAGACGTCAGCCGAGCGGAGTATGTAAAAGTGCGCGCACAAAATCGGCGCGGCCACGTATTTACGCTCGAAGCGACCGGATTTTTAGCGCGGGCGCTGCAACATGAAATCGACCATTTGCAAGGGGTTTTATTTACGACAAAAGTCATTCGATATTACGAATCAGAAGAATTGGAAGGATAG
- a CDS encoding Asp23/Gls24 family envelope stress response protein, which produces MSMELQTKYGRIEVENDVIATIAGGAAVDCYGIVGMASKNQWKDGLSDILRRENFSKGVIVREENGEVHIDMYIIVSYGVKISEVAHNVQTKVKYTLDQTLGLAVQSINIYVQGVRVTNP; this is translated from the coding sequence ATGTCCATGGAACTACAAACAAAGTATGGACGCATTGAAGTAGAGAATGATGTCATTGCCACTATTGCTGGAGGAGCGGCGGTAGATTGCTACGGTATCGTTGGGATGGCATCAAAAAATCAATGGAAAGATGGTCTTTCTGACATTTTACGCCGCGAAAATTTTTCAAAAGGTGTGATCGTCCGCGAAGAAAATGGCGAAGTGCATATTGATATGTACATTATCGTCAGCTATGGAGTGAAAATTTCCGAAGTGGCTCATAACGTGCAAACGAAAGTAAAATATACGCTTGACCAAACATTAGGGTTAGCAGTGCAGTCGATCAACATCTATGTTCAAGGGGTTCGCGTCACGAACCCGTAA
- the rpmB gene encoding 50S ribosomal protein L28 yields MAKCFVTGKKKSFGNSRSHAMNANKRTWKANLQKVRILVDGKPKRVWVSARALKSGKIERV; encoded by the coding sequence ATGGCAAAATGCTTTGTAACTGGAAAGAAAAAATCTTTCGGGAACTCTCGTTCACACGCAATGAACGCTAATAAACGTACATGGAAAGCAAACCTTCAAAAAGTGCGCATTTTAGTAGACGGAAAACCAAAACGTGTTTGGGTGTCTGCACGTGCGCTTAAATCAGGAAAAATCGAGCGCGTATAA
- the rsmB gene encoding 16S rRNA (cytosine(967)-C(5))-methyltransferase RsmB: protein MRTKNVREVALEALLAVEENEAYSHLLLNQLIRAHQLSEKDIGLLTEIVYGTIQRRDTLDYYLRPFVKKAHKLQTWVNILLRLSLYQMLYLNRIPDRAVIFEAVEIAKKRGHRGIASMVNGVLRTIQREGVPSLDAIADDIERLAVGTSHPYWLVKRWIAQYGLETAKNMCQANLLPPKQTARVNTARITVEEAMEKLAEEGVEVTCGEVAPEAVKAKKGNLAHTKTFQDGYLTIQDESSMLVARALKPREHERVLDSCAAPGGKSTHIAELMNGTGQVVSLDIHDHKVKLIEEQAKRLHLSNITARVLDSRHASAHFTSESFDKILVDAPCSGFGVIRRKPDIKYAKTEADLPALAALQLDILIEVAPLLKAGGTLVYSTCTVDHDENEAVVAEFLRQYPEFELDDTLKERMPQAVRPYVKDGQLCLLPHYFDSDGFFIASLRKKV, encoded by the coding sequence ATGAGAACTAAAAACGTACGAGAAGTAGCGCTAGAGGCGCTTTTAGCAGTCGAAGAAAACGAAGCGTATAGTCATTTGTTGCTCAATCAACTTATTCGCGCTCATCAGCTATCGGAAAAAGATATCGGACTATTGACGGAAATCGTTTACGGCACGATTCAGCGCCGCGATACGTTGGACTATTATTTGCGCCCGTTTGTCAAAAAAGCGCATAAACTGCAAACATGGGTAAATATATTGCTTCGGTTGTCACTCTATCAAATGCTGTATCTTAACCGCATTCCAGATCGCGCTGTCATTTTTGAGGCGGTGGAAATCGCGAAAAAGCGCGGCCATCGGGGCATTGCTTCGATGGTAAACGGCGTATTGCGCACGATTCAGCGTGAAGGGGTTCCATCGCTTGATGCGATCGCAGATGATATCGAGCGCTTAGCCGTTGGAACAAGCCATCCGTATTGGCTTGTGAAGCGCTGGATTGCACAATACGGCCTAGAAACTGCGAAAAACATGTGCCAAGCGAATTTATTGCCTCCGAAACAAACTGCGCGCGTCAACACCGCAAGAATAACGGTTGAGGAAGCGATGGAAAAGCTTGCCGAAGAAGGCGTCGAAGTGACGTGCGGGGAAGTGGCGCCAGAAGCCGTGAAAGCGAAAAAAGGAAATTTAGCCCATACGAAAACGTTCCAAGACGGTTATCTCACCATTCAAGACGAAAGTTCCATGCTTGTTGCGCGAGCGCTAAAGCCTCGTGAACATGAGCGAGTGCTTGATAGTTGCGCTGCCCCTGGTGGAAAATCGACCCATATTGCAGAACTGATGAATGGAACAGGGCAAGTCGTATCGCTCGATATTCATGACCATAAAGTAAAATTAATCGAAGAGCAGGCGAAACGGCTTCACCTTTCCAACATTACTGCACGCGTGCTCGACAGCCGTCACGCTTCCGCCCATTTTACGAGCGAATCCTTTGATAAAATTTTAGTCGACGCCCCTTGTTCGGGGTTCGGTGTCATTCGCCGCAAACCGGATATTAAATACGCGAAAACGGAAGCGGACCTTCCAGCGTTAGCAGCTTTACAGCTCGACATTTTAATAGAAGTCGCACCGTTGCTAAAAGCAGGAGGCACGCTCGTTTACAGCACGTGTACCGTCGATCATGACGAAAACGAGGCGGTAGTAGCTGAATTTTTGCGGCAGTATCCGGAGTTTGAACTCGACGACACGCTGAAAGAGCGGATGCCACAAGCAGTGCGTCCATACGTGAAAGACGGGCAGCTATGTTTATTGCCGCATTATTTTGATTCAGACGGATTTTTTATCGCATCATTACGAAAGAAGGTGTAA
- a CDS encoding thiamine diphosphokinase, producing the protein MIIHIVGGGPSDCIPSFRRYDGEEVQWIGVDRGVWNLLRAGIRPVKAFGDFDSLDSAELSHVQTALELDIWPAEKDKTDMEIALDWAVQRDAELIRLFGATGGRLDHLFGNVQLLVKYINKRIEMVDKQNIITVHLPGTYTIFANEYPYVSFVPISLDVTGLTLKGFKYPLTNCHIPLGSTLCISNELIQSSGTFSFTDGILMMIRSKDLGGDV; encoded by the coding sequence ATGATTATTCATATTGTTGGCGGCGGCCCAAGCGATTGTATTCCTTCTTTTCGTCGTTACGACGGAGAAGAAGTGCAGTGGATCGGCGTCGATCGCGGTGTATGGAATTTATTGAGAGCTGGCATTCGTCCAGTTAAAGCGTTCGGCGACTTTGATTCGCTCGATTCAGCGGAACTTTCGCATGTGCAAACCGCGTTGGAACTAGACATATGGCCAGCGGAAAAAGATAAAACCGATATGGAAATTGCACTAGACTGGGCAGTGCAGCGTGATGCGGAACTGATCCGACTTTTCGGTGCGACTGGTGGGCGGCTTGATCATTTATTTGGAAACGTTCAGCTATTAGTGAAATATATAAACAAACGAATTGAAATGGTCGACAAACAAAACATCATCACCGTACATCTTCCAGGGACGTACACGATTTTTGCAAACGAATATCCATATGTTTCGTTTGTTCCGATTTCTCTTGACGTCACGGGGTTAACGCTAAAAGGATTTAAATATCCGTTAACAAACTGTCATATTCCGCTTGGCTCGACACTATGTATTAGTAATGAACTCATCCAATCTTCCGGTACTTTTTCGTTTACGGATGGCATATTAATGATGATAAGAAGCAAAGATTTAGGCGGGGACGTTTAG
- the rsgA gene encoding ribosome small subunit-dependent GTPase A: MAEGKIIKALSGFYYVLSEGKLFQCRGRGVFRAQKITPLVGDDVVFEATSPMEGYIMKVHERKNELVRPPIANVDQAVLVFSAVEPDFSAVLLDRFLVLIESKNIRPLIVVNKMDLLTDKTKQVVEAYIHDYRRIGYDVIETSTVENSGVEQLIPYFSNKTSVFAGQSGVGKSSLLNAIRPDLQLKTNDISHHLGRGKHTTRHVELIEIGEGLVADTPGFSALEFNDIEENQLPTCFPEFVERSDECKFRGCTHIAEPKCAVKKALEAGEIPSYRYDHYVRFMEEIKERKTRY; this comes from the coding sequence ATGGCAGAAGGAAAAATTATTAAAGCATTAAGCGGGTTTTATTATGTACTTAGCGAAGGGAAACTATTTCAATGCCGTGGACGAGGGGTGTTTCGAGCGCAAAAAATAACACCGCTTGTCGGCGATGATGTCGTTTTTGAAGCAACGTCGCCAATGGAAGGATACATTATGAAAGTACATGAGCGAAAAAACGAGCTTGTGCGCCCGCCGATTGCCAACGTTGACCAAGCGGTGCTCGTTTTTTCTGCGGTAGAACCTGATTTTAGTGCCGTTCTTCTCGACCGTTTCCTTGTGCTCATTGAGTCCAAAAATATTCGTCCACTTATTGTCGTCAATAAAATGGATTTATTGACAGACAAAACGAAGCAGGTAGTAGAAGCGTATATTCATGATTACCGCCGCATTGGATATGATGTCATAGAAACATCAACGGTGGAGAATAGCGGAGTGGAACAGCTCATTCCGTATTTCTCTAATAAAACATCCGTATTTGCTGGTCAATCCGGTGTAGGAAAATCATCGCTTTTAAATGCCATTCGTCCGGATTTACAGTTAAAAACAAACGATATTTCCCATCATTTGGGTCGTGGAAAACATACGACACGGCATGTAGAACTAATCGAAATTGGCGAGGGACTTGTCGCTGATACGCCTGGATTTAGCGCCCTTGAATTTAACGACATCGAAGAAAACCAGCTCCCTACTTGTTTTCCGGAATTTGTAGAACGGAGCGACGAATGCAAGTTTCGCGGCTGCACGCATATAGCAGAGCCAAAATGTGCGGTGAAAAAAGCGCTAGAAGCGGGGGAAATCCCTTCCTACCGCTATGATCATTACGTTCGGTTTATGGAGGAAATAAAAGAACGAAAGACGAGGTATTAG
- the spoVM gene encoding stage V sporulation protein SpoVM produces the protein MKFYTIKLPKFLGGIVRAVLNSFKKG, from the coding sequence ATGAAGTTTTACACGATTAAGCTGCCAAAATTTCTCGGCGGAATTGTACGGGCGGTGTTAAATTCCTTTAAAAAAGGATAA